In Carya illinoinensis cultivar Pawnee chromosome 10, C.illinoinensisPawnee_v1, whole genome shotgun sequence, one DNA window encodes the following:
- the LOC122278750 gene encoding uncharacterized protein LOC122278750 isoform X1, whose translation MMLMGRDLQIESEVEENNERSVYSELKKPYRAFLVEDWDAMKKFYEKNPQLIFKPLTMEGDTAFHIAAYSERTELLRYFLGLVPNSRLSEVALSKNCHGNTTLHEVASTDNIEAAELLISKLQMADDRESKARGNNQATLKELLEDRNQLGETPLYRSAALGKSKMLKFLAKRVGNIKDHFQRNDSVSILHIAVFGQHFGTAVWLLEKDKELGKRKTASGMTCLHLLAKMPSAFKSSSHEDNIIKTLLYRCLPDHLYHDHDDEDEDEKDDGISRDGHEAHVRDLEGGLSSKSPRKPKTHPSAAISRIYNALWRIAAKEWPSIEKVWKRRRTNKSALELTKLLVEMDTTWERSFIVEDKTVFLGSMDILDDVFIDVGGGKGGKSSISSTAATHVGDDKPPESRSKQKTYTPLLIAASEGIIEIVDQILQQHPQAIEHLSKDEENILHVAISHRQIEVFRYLKKMDVILRCRLVSRLNVQGYTILHQVADIKNSREGNETAGGPAFELRDELKWFERVRKIMPPHYSLHRDNDGRTASELFSEQHAPLLKEAKRWLKDTTGSCSTVAVLVAGVVFAAAYSVPGGTNESGVPRLLHSPIFMLFTITDIIALASSLTSVVMFLTITSSPLEQDYFHKNIPRKLMIGFNFLFFSMILSMISFSASLLLILRFDQKRSLTLTVIYAVALLPVCLFGIFQLPLYVSFARTLHYLHKTITNKVLPQAFLPRNFLKKGKRKSY comes from the exons atgatgCTGATGGGGAGAGATTTGCAGATTGAGTCAGAGGTAGAGGAAAATAATGAAAGGAGTGTCTATTCGGAGCTGAAGAAGCCTTACCGGGCCTTCCTGGTCGAAGACTGGGATGCCATGAAGAAATTCTACGAGAAAAATCCCCAACTAATCTTTAAACCTCTGACAATGGAGGGGGACACTGCTTTTCATATTGCGGCATATAGTGAAAGAACAGAACTGCTTcgatattttcttggtcttgtaCCTAACTCCAGGTTGTCGGAAGTGGCCTTGTCTAAGAATTGTCACGGTAACACTACGCTTCACGAGGTAGCCTCCACGGACAACATTGAAGCAGCAGAACTCTTGATTAGTAAACTCCAAATGGCTGATGATCGAGAAAGTAAAGCCCGTGGAAACAATCAGGCCACCCTGAAAGAGCTACTGGAGGATCGGAACCAACTTGGTGAAACCCCTCTGTATAGGTCTGCTGCCCTTGGAAAGTCCAAAATGCTCAAGTTTTTGGCTAAGAGAGTTGGGAATATAAAAGATCACTTCCAACGGAATGACAGCGTCTCCATTCTCCATATCGCTGTCTTTGGCCAACActttg GTACCGCTGTTTGGTTGCTAGAAAAAGACAAAGAACTTGGAAAAAGAAAGACAGCCTCTGGCATGACTTGTCTTCATCTACTAGCGAAAATGCCATCTGCTTTCAAGAGTTCGTCCCACGAGGACAACATCATCAAGACTCTCCTCTATCGTT gtcTTCCTGACCATCTATATCATGATCATGACGACGAGGATGAGGATGAAAAAGATGATGGTATAAGCAGAGATGGTCATGAAGCCCATGTAAGAGATTTGGAGGGCGGCCTAAGCAGCAAAAGCCCTCGCAAACCAAAAACACATCCATCAG CAGCAATTTCAAGAATATACAATGCTTTGTGGAGAATTGCAGCCAAAG AATGGCCATCCATCGAGAAAGtctggaagaggagaagaaCGAACAAATCAGCTCTGGAACTCACAAAATTGCTAGTGGAAATGGATACTACGTGGGAAAGGAGTTTTATAGTAGAAGACAAGACGGTTTTCTTGGGGAGTATGGATATTTTGGATGATGTTTTTATTGATGTTGGAGGAGGAAAAGGAGGAAAATCAAGCATCAGCAGTACTGCAGCTACTCATGTTGGAGATGATAAACCACCAGAATCTAGatcaaaacagaaaacttaCACCCCATTGCTGATTGCAGCCTCTGAAGGAATAATTGAAATAGTGGACCAGATACTACAACAGCATCCTCAGGCAATTGAGCACTTGAGTAAGGATGAGGAAAACATATTGCACGTGGCTATTAGCCACCGTCAAATAGAAGTCTTTCGGTATCTAAAGAAGATGGACGTAATTCTAAGATGTAGGTTGGTCTCGAGGCTCAATGTACAAGGCTACACCATATTGCATCAGGTCGCTGACATTAAAAACAGTCGTGAAGGAAACGAAACCGCTGGTGGCCCTGCATTCGAATTGAGGGATGAGTTGAAATGGTTCGag CGTGTGCGAAAGATAATGCCGCCCCATTATAGCTTGCACCGCGACAATGACGGTCGGACTGCAAGCGAGCTCTTCAGCGAGCAACACGCTCCGCTTCTCAAGGAAGCAAAAAGGTGGCTAAAGGATACCACTGGATCGTGCTCTACCGTCGCCGTCCTCGTCGCCGGTGTTGTTTTCGCAGCTGCCTACTCCGTTCCAGGAGGTACCAACGAATCCGGCGTCCCGAGACTCCTTCACTCTCCCATCTTCATGCTCTTCACCATCACGGATATTATCGCTCTTGCGAGCTCCTTAACTTCCGTCGTCATGTTCCTCACGATCACTTCATCTCCACTTGAACAAGATTATTTCCACAAGAATATCCCTCGAAAGCTGATGATCGGCTtcaattttctcttcttctcgaTGATACTGTCCATGATTTCCTTCTCCGCGAGTCTTCTGCTCATACTTCGTTTTGATCAGAAGAGATCTTTGACTCTGACTGTGATTTATGCTGTTGCACTCCTTCCTGTTTGCCTGTTTGGGATTTTTCAGTTACCCTTATACGTTTCGTTCGCCAGAACTTTGCACTACCTTCACAAGACAATAACGAACAAGGTTCTTCCCCAGGCATTCCTTCCTCGTAATTTCCTCAAGAAAGGCAAGCGAAAGTCCTATTGA
- the LOC122278750 gene encoding uncharacterized protein LOC122278750 isoform X2: protein MMLMGRDLQIESEVEENNERSVYSELKKPYRAFLVEDWDAMKKFYEKNPQLIFKPLTMEGDTAFHIAAYSERTELLRYFLGLVPNSRLSEVALSKNCHGNTTLHEVASTDNIEAAELLISKLQMADDRESKARGNNQATLKELLEDRNQLGETPLYRSAALGKSKMLKFLAKRVGNIKDHFQRNDSVSILHIAVFGQHFGTAVWLLEKDKELGKRKTASGMTCLHLLAKMPSAFKSSSHEDNIIKTLLYRCLPDHLYHDHDDEDEDEKDDGISRDGHEAHVRDLEGGLSSKSPRKPKTHPSAISRIYNALWRIAAKEWPSIEKVWKRRRTNKSALELTKLLVEMDTTWERSFIVEDKTVFLGSMDILDDVFIDVGGGKGGKSSISSTAATHVGDDKPPESRSKQKTYTPLLIAASEGIIEIVDQILQQHPQAIEHLSKDEENILHVAISHRQIEVFRYLKKMDVILRCRLVSRLNVQGYTILHQVADIKNSREGNETAGGPAFELRDELKWFERVRKIMPPHYSLHRDNDGRTASELFSEQHAPLLKEAKRWLKDTTGSCSTVAVLVAGVVFAAAYSVPGGTNESGVPRLLHSPIFMLFTITDIIALASSLTSVVMFLTITSSPLEQDYFHKNIPRKLMIGFNFLFFSMILSMISFSASLLLILRFDQKRSLTLTVIYAVALLPVCLFGIFQLPLYVSFARTLHYLHKTITNKVLPQAFLPRNFLKKGKRKSY from the exons atgatgCTGATGGGGAGAGATTTGCAGATTGAGTCAGAGGTAGAGGAAAATAATGAAAGGAGTGTCTATTCGGAGCTGAAGAAGCCTTACCGGGCCTTCCTGGTCGAAGACTGGGATGCCATGAAGAAATTCTACGAGAAAAATCCCCAACTAATCTTTAAACCTCTGACAATGGAGGGGGACACTGCTTTTCATATTGCGGCATATAGTGAAAGAACAGAACTGCTTcgatattttcttggtcttgtaCCTAACTCCAGGTTGTCGGAAGTGGCCTTGTCTAAGAATTGTCACGGTAACACTACGCTTCACGAGGTAGCCTCCACGGACAACATTGAAGCAGCAGAACTCTTGATTAGTAAACTCCAAATGGCTGATGATCGAGAAAGTAAAGCCCGTGGAAACAATCAGGCCACCCTGAAAGAGCTACTGGAGGATCGGAACCAACTTGGTGAAACCCCTCTGTATAGGTCTGCTGCCCTTGGAAAGTCCAAAATGCTCAAGTTTTTGGCTAAGAGAGTTGGGAATATAAAAGATCACTTCCAACGGAATGACAGCGTCTCCATTCTCCATATCGCTGTCTTTGGCCAACActttg GTACCGCTGTTTGGTTGCTAGAAAAAGACAAAGAACTTGGAAAAAGAAAGACAGCCTCTGGCATGACTTGTCTTCATCTACTAGCGAAAATGCCATCTGCTTTCAAGAGTTCGTCCCACGAGGACAACATCATCAAGACTCTCCTCTATCGTT gtcTTCCTGACCATCTATATCATGATCATGACGACGAGGATGAGGATGAAAAAGATGATGGTATAAGCAGAGATGGTCATGAAGCCCATGTAAGAGATTTGGAGGGCGGCCTAAGCAGCAAAAGCCCTCGCAAACCAAAAACACATCCATCAG CAATTTCAAGAATATACAATGCTTTGTGGAGAATTGCAGCCAAAG AATGGCCATCCATCGAGAAAGtctggaagaggagaagaaCGAACAAATCAGCTCTGGAACTCACAAAATTGCTAGTGGAAATGGATACTACGTGGGAAAGGAGTTTTATAGTAGAAGACAAGACGGTTTTCTTGGGGAGTATGGATATTTTGGATGATGTTTTTATTGATGTTGGAGGAGGAAAAGGAGGAAAATCAAGCATCAGCAGTACTGCAGCTACTCATGTTGGAGATGATAAACCACCAGAATCTAGatcaaaacagaaaacttaCACCCCATTGCTGATTGCAGCCTCTGAAGGAATAATTGAAATAGTGGACCAGATACTACAACAGCATCCTCAGGCAATTGAGCACTTGAGTAAGGATGAGGAAAACATATTGCACGTGGCTATTAGCCACCGTCAAATAGAAGTCTTTCGGTATCTAAAGAAGATGGACGTAATTCTAAGATGTAGGTTGGTCTCGAGGCTCAATGTACAAGGCTACACCATATTGCATCAGGTCGCTGACATTAAAAACAGTCGTGAAGGAAACGAAACCGCTGGTGGCCCTGCATTCGAATTGAGGGATGAGTTGAAATGGTTCGag CGTGTGCGAAAGATAATGCCGCCCCATTATAGCTTGCACCGCGACAATGACGGTCGGACTGCAAGCGAGCTCTTCAGCGAGCAACACGCTCCGCTTCTCAAGGAAGCAAAAAGGTGGCTAAAGGATACCACTGGATCGTGCTCTACCGTCGCCGTCCTCGTCGCCGGTGTTGTTTTCGCAGCTGCCTACTCCGTTCCAGGAGGTACCAACGAATCCGGCGTCCCGAGACTCCTTCACTCTCCCATCTTCATGCTCTTCACCATCACGGATATTATCGCTCTTGCGAGCTCCTTAACTTCCGTCGTCATGTTCCTCACGATCACTTCATCTCCACTTGAACAAGATTATTTCCACAAGAATATCCCTCGAAAGCTGATGATCGGCTtcaattttctcttcttctcgaTGATACTGTCCATGATTTCCTTCTCCGCGAGTCTTCTGCTCATACTTCGTTTTGATCAGAAGAGATCTTTGACTCTGACTGTGATTTATGCTGTTGCACTCCTTCCTGTTTGCCTGTTTGGGATTTTTCAGTTACCCTTATACGTTTCGTTCGCCAGAACTTTGCACTACCTTCACAAGACAATAACGAACAAGGTTCTTCCCCAGGCATTCCTTCCTCGTAATTTCCTCAAGAAAGGCAAGCGAAAGTCCTATTGA